A single window of Halobacterium jilantaiense DNA harbors:
- a CDS encoding SDR family oxidoreductase, translated as MSVFLTGFPGFLGSALVDRLLDRRETVRCLVQPKFRDAAESRAAEIAGDDWQDAIELYEGDITEPGLGLSDDARETILAETDELFHLAAVYDLAVDRAVGEAVNVDGTRHVLDVAENCDLDRLHYVSTCYVSGRHDGVFGPDDLDVGQSFNNHYEATKFEAEVLVQDRMADGLPATVYRPAITVGDSETGETQKYDGPYFVMRWLQRCPGVAPLPAFPGRAGTELNVVPRNFVVDAIDHLSEHGDADTVYQLCDANPPTIPELTRVLADVTDTRVLPIPATLDLAKRLLGTEFGRSLAGIPPEALDYFTHPTTYVAPNTRRDLAGSGVSCPAFESYVDVLAAYAREHPEVGSAAMT; from the coding sequence GTGAGCGTCTTCCTCACCGGCTTCCCGGGCTTTCTGGGGTCGGCGCTCGTCGACCGGCTGCTCGACCGCCGGGAGACGGTCCGCTGTCTCGTCCAGCCGAAGTTCCGGGACGCCGCGGAATCCCGGGCGGCAGAGATCGCGGGCGACGACTGGCAGGACGCCATCGAACTCTACGAGGGCGACATCACGGAGCCCGGGCTCGGCCTCTCCGACGACGCCCGCGAGACGATTCTGGCGGAGACTGACGAGCTGTTCCACCTCGCGGCCGTCTACGACCTGGCGGTCGACCGCGCGGTCGGCGAAGCCGTCAACGTCGACGGCACCAGACACGTCCTCGACGTCGCCGAGAACTGCGACCTCGACCGCCTGCACTACGTCAGCACCTGCTACGTCAGCGGCCGCCACGACGGCGTCTTCGGGCCAGACGACCTCGACGTCGGGCAGTCGTTCAACAACCACTACGAGGCGACGAAGTTCGAGGCCGAGGTGCTCGTGCAGGACCGGATGGCCGACGGCCTGCCGGCGACCGTCTACCGGCCCGCCATCACGGTCGGAGACAGCGAGACCGGCGAGACCCAGAAGTACGACGGGCCGTACTTCGTCATGCGGTGGCTCCAGCGCTGCCCCGGCGTCGCGCCGCTCCCGGCGTTCCCGGGGCGGGCCGGCACCGAACTGAACGTCGTCCCCCGGAACTTCGTCGTCGACGCCATCGACCACCTCAGCGAGCACGGCGACGCGGACACCGTCTACCAGCTCTGCGACGCGAACCCGCCGACGATTCCCGAACTCACGCGGGTGCTCGCCGACGTCACCGACACCCGGGTGCTCCCGATTCCGGCCACGCTCGACCTCGCGAAGCGCCTCCTCGGGACCGAGTTCGGGCGCTCGCTGGCCGGCATCCCCCCGGAGGCCCTCGACTACTTCACGCACCCGACGACGTACGTCGCGCCGAACACCCGCCGCGACCTCGCCGGGTCCGGCGTCTCGTGTCCGGCCTTCGAGAGCTACGTCGACGTGCTCGCGGCGTACGCCCGCGAGCACCCCGAGGTCGGCAGCGCGGCGATGACGTAG
- the fer gene encoding ferredoxin Fer, whose translation MDSPFEILGVDPDADDEAVERAYRRRVMETHPDQGGSLEAFQVVRAAYESIESGDAETFAESDVETDPESDGFDRRPESAETRVEYLNYDALADAGWSLGDADLFEKAAAADLDPIDHGEFTVEPGESLLEAAERRGWAWPYACRGGACANCAVAVTAGELSMPTDHILTEDLTGQGFRLSCNGVPLSSDLRVVYNVKHLPGLDELRLPPYPFEQAHADD comes from the coding sequence GTGGACTCCCCGTTCGAGATTCTCGGCGTCGACCCGGACGCCGACGACGAGGCGGTCGAGCGAGCGTACCGCCGCCGCGTGATGGAGACCCACCCCGACCAGGGCGGGTCGCTGGAGGCCTTCCAGGTCGTCAGGGCCGCCTACGAGTCCATCGAGTCCGGCGACGCCGAGACGTTCGCTGAGAGCGACGTAGAGACCGACCCCGAGTCCGACGGCTTCGACCGGCGGCCCGAGTCCGCCGAGACGCGCGTCGAGTACTTGAACTACGACGCGCTCGCCGACGCCGGCTGGAGTCTCGGCGACGCCGACCTCTTCGAGAAGGCGGCGGCCGCCGACCTCGACCCCATCGACCACGGCGAGTTCACGGTCGAACCCGGCGAGTCACTGCTGGAGGCCGCCGAGCGCCGCGGCTGGGCGTGGCCGTACGCGTGCCGCGGCGGCGCGTGCGCGAACTGCGCGGTCGCGGTCACCGCCGGCGAACTCTCGATGCCGACCGACCACATCCTCACCGAGGACCTCACCGGACAGGGGTTCCGGCTGTCCTGCAACGGCGTCCCGCTGTCCAGTGACCTCCGGGTCGTCTACAACGTCAAACACCTCCCGGGGCTCGACGAACTCCGGCTCCCGCCGTACCCCTTCGAGCAAGCGCACGCCGACGACTGA
- the prf1 gene encoding peptide chain release factor aRF-1 yields MSEQEEVPSEDRRKYEFRKVIEELKDYEGSGTQLVTIYIPPERQVSDVVAHVTQEHSEASNIKSKQTRTAVQDALTSIKDRLRYYDTFPPDNGMVIFSGAVDSGGGQTDMVTEVLESPPQPIESFRYHCDSAFLTEPLEEMLGDKGLYGLIVLDRREANVGWLKGKRVVPVKSAESLVPGKQRKGGQSAQRFARLRLEAIDNFYQEVAGMADDLFVAKRHELDGILVGGPSPTKDEFLDGDYLHHELRDKVLGKFDVSYTDESGLSDLVDAGQDALAEADLMDDKSDMEEFFEELNGGDQATYGFEPTRENLIMGSVDRLLVSEDLREDVVVYECPNEHEEYETVDRRNSSPDHTCTECGEDAEEVEREDAIDHLMEIADQRGTETHFISTDFEKGEQLLTAFGGYAGLLRYRTGV; encoded by the coding sequence ATGAGCGAGCAAGAGGAGGTACCGTCCGAGGACCGACGCAAGTACGAGTTCCGGAAGGTCATCGAGGAGCTCAAGGACTACGAGGGCAGCGGCACCCAACTGGTCACCATCTACATTCCTCCGGAGCGGCAGGTCTCCGACGTCGTCGCACACGTCACCCAGGAGCACTCGGAAGCCTCCAACATCAAGTCCAAGCAGACGCGGACGGCGGTCCAGGACGCGCTGACGTCCATCAAGGACCGGCTGCGGTACTACGACACGTTCCCGCCGGACAACGGCATGGTCATCTTCTCCGGCGCGGTCGACTCCGGCGGCGGTCAGACCGACATGGTCACCGAAGTCCTCGAATCGCCGCCCCAGCCCATCGAGTCGTTCCGCTACCACTGCGACTCGGCGTTCCTCACCGAACCCCTCGAAGAGATGCTCGGGGACAAGGGGCTGTACGGCCTCATCGTCCTCGACCGCCGCGAGGCGAACGTCGGCTGGCTGAAGGGCAAGCGCGTCGTCCCCGTGAAGTCCGCCGAGTCGCTGGTCCCCGGCAAGCAGCGGAAGGGTGGCCAGTCCGCACAGCGGTTCGCCCGCCTGCGGCTGGAGGCCATCGACAACTTCTATCAGGAGGTCGCGGGGATGGCCGACGATCTCTTCGTCGCCAAGCGCCACGAACTCGACGGCATCCTCGTCGGCGGTCCCTCGCCGACGAAAGACGAGTTCCTCGACGGCGACTACCTCCACCACGAACTCCGGGACAAAGTCCTCGGGAAGTTCGACGTCTCCTACACCGACGAGTCCGGGCTGTCGGACCTCGTCGACGCCGGGCAGGACGCGCTCGCGGAAGCCGACCTGATGGACGACAAGTCCGACATGGAGGAGTTCTTCGAGGAGCTCAACGGCGGCGACCAGGCCACGTACGGCTTCGAGCCGACCCGCGAGAACCTCATCATGGGCTCGGTCGACCGGCTGCTCGTCTCCGAGGACCTCCGCGAGGACGTCGTCGTCTACGAGTGCCCGAACGAACACGAGGAGTACGAGACCGTCGACCGCCGGAACTCCAGTCCCGACCACACCTGCACGGAGTGCGGCGAGGACGCCGAGGAAGTCGAGCGCGAGGACGCCATCGACCACCTGATGGAGATCGCCGACCAGCGCGGCACGGAGACCCACTTCATCTCCACGGACTTCGAGAAGGGCGAACAGCTCCTGACGGCGTTCGGCGGCTACGCGGGCCTCCTCCGGTACCGGACCGGCGTGTAA
- a CDS encoding PH domain-containing protein, with protein sequence MSETATTNEQTTHQADTDGIDLMQDESVLQNRRPGWSLWLKEIVLAALVLLFGVAGDAAAGGFLIAAVIFGYVVLSRMQSRYLVTDERVKMKLGLLSKKGREYRISDLNSITTTQSLFERLLGHGSITLRTASNDEITWHGVPDYKDVSHSIREEQRKYDQQ encoded by the coding sequence ATGTCAGAAACGGCGACGACGAACGAACAGACGACGCATCAGGCGGACACGGACGGCATCGACCTGATGCAAGACGAATCGGTGTTACAGAATCGTCGGCCGGGCTGGTCGCTTTGGCTGAAAGAGATAGTCCTCGCGGCGCTCGTGTTGCTATTCGGCGTGGCGGGCGACGCGGCAGCCGGTGGCTTCCTCATCGCGGCGGTCATCTTCGGGTACGTGGTGCTTTCCCGGATGCAGTCGCGGTACCTCGTCACCGACGAGCGCGTGAAGATGAAACTTGGTCTCCTGTCCAAGAAGGGCCGTGAGTACCGCATCTCCGACCTCAACAGCATCACGACGACCCAATCGCTGTTCGAGCGGCTCCTCGGTCACGGCTCCATCACGCTCCGAACCGCCAGCAACGACGAGATTACCTGGCACGGCGTCCCCGACTACAAAGACGTCTCCCACTCGATTCGGGAGGAACAGCGGAAGTACGACCAACAGTGA
- a CDS encoding YccF domain-containing protein, which translates to MSDDSPSIIVRAIWFVAVGWWLTGLLLSAAWAISLTIVGLPVGVKLVNYVPKALTLKSSEDSDVNRIEVGRSSGSSPGLLVRGAYFVFVGWWASLAWTVVAYVLCLSVLGLPVGIKMFNKLPKVLSLYEE; encoded by the coding sequence GTGAGCGACGACAGCCCGTCCATTATCGTCCGCGCGATCTGGTTCGTCGCGGTCGGCTGGTGGCTCACTGGCCTGCTGCTCTCCGCGGCGTGGGCGATCAGTCTCACCATCGTGGGGCTGCCTGTCGGCGTCAAGCTCGTGAACTACGTCCCGAAGGCGCTGACGCTGAAGTCGTCCGAGGACAGCGACGTGAACCGAATCGAGGTCGGCAGGAGCAGTGGTAGCTCCCCCGGGCTCCTGGTCCGCGGCGCGTACTTCGTGTTCGTCGGCTGGTGGGCGAGTCTGGCGTGGACGGTGGTGGCGTACGTCCTCTGCCTGAGCGTACTCGGGCTCCCGGTCGGCATCAAGATGTTCAACAAGCTCCCGAAGGTCCTCTCGCTCTACGAGGAGTAA
- a CDS encoding MinD/ParA family ATP-binding protein produces the protein MSGRVFAVASGKGGVGKTTTAVNVAAAMAEADRSVVLVDYDLGMANVGQVLDVEAADATLHDVLAGDAKPLDAVASVPSGFDVVVGGTAIEDFGRADPSKLRGVADALRSEYDVTIVDTGGGLSHDTTVPLGLADETVLVSTRQAAALENTAKTRDLVERVGGSVTGLVVTRVSGSDVADDDEVAALDVKILGSIPEDSTVADSERAGEPLVAFAPESPAGQSYRELGYELLGESPPLSFRDGDGDAEPGAAMAEMMTEDVEGTESRSLLSRVTGGLLGSNGKD, from the coding sequence ATGAGTGGCCGTGTGTTCGCCGTCGCCTCGGGGAAAGGCGGCGTCGGGAAGACGACGACCGCCGTAAACGTGGCTGCGGCGATGGCGGAGGCGGACCGGTCGGTGGTGCTCGTCGACTACGACCTGGGGATGGCGAACGTCGGCCAGGTGCTGGACGTCGAGGCCGCCGACGCGACCCTCCACGACGTGCTGGCGGGGGACGCGAAGCCGCTGGACGCCGTGGCGTCGGTGCCCAGCGGATTCGACGTGGTGGTCGGCGGCACCGCAATCGAGGACTTCGGGCGGGCAGACCCCTCGAAACTCCGGGGCGTAGCGGACGCGCTGCGGTCGGAGTACGACGTGACCATCGTCGACACCGGCGGCGGGCTGAGCCACGACACGACTGTGCCGCTGGGGCTGGCCGACGAGACGGTGCTGGTGTCGACGCGGCAGGCGGCGGCCCTGGAGAACACGGCGAAGACCCGGGACCTCGTGGAGCGCGTCGGCGGCAGCGTGACGGGGCTGGTCGTCACGCGCGTCTCCGGCAGCGACGTGGCGGACGACGACGAGGTGGCGGCCCTCGACGTGAAGATTCTGGGGTCGATTCCCGAGGACAGCACGGTCGCCGACAGCGAGCGCGCGGGCGAACCGCTCGTGGCGTTCGCGCCCGAGAGTCCGGCCGGGCAGTCGTACCGCGAACTCGGCTACGAACTGCTCGGCGAGTCGCCGCCGCTGTCGTTCCGGGACGGCGACGGGGACGCTGAACCCGGAGCGGCGATGGCGGAGATGATGACCGAGGACGTCGAGGGGACGGAGAGCCGGTCGCTGCTATCGCGGGTGACCGGCGGCCTCCTCGGGTCGAACGGGAAGGATTAA